A DNA window from Candidatus Bodocaedibacter vickermanii contains the following coding sequences:
- a CDS encoding DEAD/DEAH box helicase, producing MNDTQNPTLAQTPFDTLGVSAHLVAALQKLNITTATPIQKQSIPLLLEGKDILASAQTGTGKTIAYLLPILQGLLSSNDDSTALVLVPTRELAVQVKDSILDVLGRGSSIFTAVLIGGEPMARQFAQLKRRPRIVVATPGRLNDHLQRGSVKLNTTRYLVLDETDRMLDMGFADQLEAIVDCLPKKRQTMMFSATMPGNMMKLASNYLNDPQRIAVGVENQAVAKIKQDMVRTSQGNKLPLLLKELDQREGSVIIFVKTKMGAEQLASQLRDENHSVDAIHGDLKQNHRTKVIQAFRNRKSRIMVATDVAARGLDVPHIQHVINYDLPQCPEDYIHRIGRTGRAGAEGFALCFVAPNETGKWNAIHRLMNPGEKGASSGSSDDQFPRHQERRRSGNGPFGGKPRSASGGSRGAFGAPKGDGGFDGKKRFGKPRFPRDNADAAGGRSFDKPRFPRDNADASGNKSFDKPRFPRDNADASGNRSFDKPRFPRDNADAPGNRSFDKPRFKSASGDFKSGKPSSIQDSVKGGIKKFFSKPFGSKKRG from the coding sequence GTGAATGATACACAAAACCCTACCCTAGCACAAACACCCTTTGATACATTAGGCGTTAGTGCACACTTAGTAGCTGCACTACAAAAACTTAACATCACTACAGCTACACCCATTCAAAAACAATCTATCCCTTTACTTTTAGAAGGTAAGGATATTTTAGCATCTGCCCAAACTGGGACAGGTAAAACGATTGCTTATTTACTTCCGATTTTGCAAGGCTTGTTGTCATCAAACGATGACTCAACAGCATTAGTTCTAGTTCCAACTCGCGAATTAGCCGTGCAAGTTAAAGACAGCATTTTAGACGTATTAGGTCGCGGATCTTCGATTTTTACTGCCGTACTTATCGGTGGAGAACCTATGGCTCGTCAATTTGCGCAATTGAAACGTCGCCCACGCATCGTTGTTGCAACACCTGGTCGCTTAAACGATCACTTGCAACGCGGCAGTGTAAAACTAAATACGACACGCTACCTAGTATTAGATGAAACAGACCGTATGTTGGACATGGGGTTTGCGGATCAACTAGAGGCGATCGTTGATTGCTTACCTAAAAAGCGTCAAACTATGATGTTCTCGGCAACTATGCCAGGCAACATGATGAAACTCGCTAGCAACTACTTGAACGACCCACAACGCATTGCCGTTGGAGTTGAAAACCAAGCCGTTGCAAAAATTAAACAAGACATGGTACGCACGTCTCAAGGCAATAAATTACCTTTATTGTTAAAAGAATTAGACCAACGCGAAGGTTCTGTTATTATTTTCGTAAAAACGAAAATGGGCGCAGAACAACTTGCAAGTCAATTGCGCGATGAAAACCACAGTGTTGATGCCATCCATGGCGATCTAAAGCAAAACCATCGTACAAAAGTAATTCAGGCTTTCCGTAATCGTAAAAGCCGCATTATGGTTGCAACCGATGTTGCCGCACGTGGATTAGATGTGCCTCACATTCAACACGTGATCAACTATGACTTACCACAATGCCCAGAAGATTACATTCACCGCATTGGTCGTACGGGTCGTGCTGGTGCTGAAGGCTTTGCTTTGTGCTTTGTTGCCCCAAATGAAACTGGTAAATGGAATGCGATTCATCGCTTAATGAACCCAGGTGAAAAAGGCGCGTCTAGTGGATCAAGCGATGATCAATTCCCACGTCATCAAGAACGTCGTCGTAGCGGTAATGGTCCATTTGGTGGAAAACCACGCTCTGCAAGCGGTGGTTCACGCGGCGCATTTGGAGCTCCTAAAGGCGACGGTGGATTCGATGGAAAAAAACGCTTTGGCAAGCCTCGTTTTCCTCGCGATAACGCTGATGCTGCGGGTGGTAGAAGCTTTGATAAGCCTCGCTTCCCTCGTGATAATGCAGACGCATCTGGTAACAAAAGCTTTGATAAGCCTCGTTTCCCTCGTGATAACGCTGATGCATCAGGCAACAGAAGCTTTGATAAGCCTCGTTTCCCTCGCGATAACGCTGATGCACCAGGCAATAGAAGCTTTGATAAGCCTCGTTTCAAATCAGCGTCTGGTGATTTCAAATCTGGCAAACCTTCGTCTATCCAAGATAGCGTTAAAGGCGGCATAAAGAAGTTTTTCTCAAAACCTTTTGGCAGCAAAAAACGCGGCTAA
- a CDS encoding cold-shock protein, whose product MAKGTVKWFNATKGYGFIQPENGEKDVFVHITALERAGLRSLNEGQNVAYELATDKGKVSAVNIQLA is encoded by the coding sequence ATGGCTAAAGGTACTGTAAAATGGTTCAACGCAACTAAAGGCTACGGATTCATTCAACCAGAAAATGGTGAAAAAGATGTTTTCGTACACATCACAGCTTTAGAGCGCGCTGGCTTGCGTTCATTAAATGAAGGCCAAAACGTTGCTTATGAACTAGCAACCGATAAAGGTAAGGTTTCTGCTGTAAACATTCAGCTTGCATAA
- a CDS encoding trypsin-like peptidase domain-containing protein, with the protein MRLNKLFLLSVYTVSLCIGWGAPIIGAEIDEPLLKKHRADGSAAVVVIGVAPHSPESDRSTSPYISEYEGKYVHSDHKGIVTISQPKYPKYTGVQNLRLNPKIISELRIDSGNGMPYHLVDFNNLEGPFEGAPRIEIIVDSSNPFTIIDPKESEKKPYSSVGRLEMFFPRGDKESGSSYYGSGAALDKNLVITAAHNFLPPQFNNHPNTGRIRAEEVRFHHMLTTATVSDQHAVRSARVSTHCFIHPEWEKSFNSDYDVALVFLSESLKLNQTQIDELLKLKILNGKEETLRIVGHPNGTIHMSESMGRARWEQTVDSQNIVYHLANTLPGSSGSPIISEDLHVIGTHTMGACEETKGANSGVRMRLELLPFIDNSIRRHQEFLDNMDKVEELQQKERERQEQALIEKGILAGKIEIARGMLIDKMSIATIEKYTGLTEAEIRAIK; encoded by the coding sequence ATGAGATTAAATAAGCTGTTTTTATTGAGTGTGTATACAGTTAGTCTATGTATTGGTTGGGGGGCTCCAATTATAGGGGCTGAGATAGATGAACCCCTGCTCAAAAAGCACCGCGCAGACGGTAGTGCTGCTGTTGTTGTTATTGGAGTAGCTCCTCATAGTCCAGAATCTGATCGCTCAACCTCCCCATACATTTCTGAATATGAGGGGAAATATGTTCATTCGGATCACAAAGGAATTGTAACGATTAGCCAGCCTAAGTATCCCAAATATACTGGGGTGCAAAATTTGCGTTTGAATCCAAAAATCATCAGTGAGTTAAGAATTGATAGCGGTAATGGCATGCCGTATCATTTGGTTGATTTCAATAATCTAGAAGGACCATTTGAGGGAGCACCCAGAATTGAAATAATAGTTGATTCAAGTAATCCTTTCACTATTATCGATCCTAAAGAGTCTGAAAAAAAGCCGTACTCTTCTGTTGGACGACTGGAAATGTTTTTCCCGAGAGGAGATAAAGAATCTGGTTCAAGTTATTATGGAAGTGGCGCTGCGTTAGATAAAAACCTTGTCATTACCGCCGCGCATAATTTCTTACCACCACAATTTAACAACCATCCAAATACAGGACGTATCAGAGCTGAAGAAGTTAGATTCCATCATATGCTAACGACAGCGACAGTATCAGATCAACACGCCGTTCGATCAGCAAGAGTATCGACACATTGCTTTATTCATCCAGAATGGGAGAAGAGCTTTAACTCAGATTACGATGTGGCGCTTGTTTTCTTGTCTGAAAGTTTAAAGTTAAATCAAACACAAATCGATGAATTATTGAAACTTAAAATATTAAATGGAAAAGAAGAGACGCTTCGAATCGTAGGACATCCGAACGGAACGATTCATATGAGTGAGTCTATGGGTAGGGCCCGGTGGGAACAAACCGTTGATTCACAGAACATAGTGTATCACTTAGCGAACACTTTGCCTGGAAGTAGTGGTAGCCCAATTATCTCTGAAGATCTGCATGTGATTGGAACCCATACTATGGGAGCATGTGAAGAGACAAAAGGGGCGAATAGCGGAGTTAGAATGCGATTAGAACTGTTGCCATTTATTGATAATAGCATTAGACGCCATCAAGAGTTTTTAGACAATATGGATAAGGTTGAAGAGCTTCAACAAAAAGAAAGAGAACGTCAAGAACAAGCGCTGATTGAAAAAGGGATCCTGGCAGGAAAGATTGAAATTGCTCGAGGTATGTTAATAGATAAAATGTCTATAGCAACAATTGAAAAGTATACAGGCTTAACAGAAGCTGAGATTAGGGCGATAAAGTAG
- a CDS encoding queuosine precursor transporter → MLDLISHYQTEFFSIAQLLLSWIFLFICTFRYGKSGVYVYIVVAVILSNLQVMKFGQFFWSQDPVALGTVVFASTFLATDILTEFYSAESAKKSVMLGFIGFAFFSVLMMLQISIPAVSTDVLEHCNLTDGHNAMVQLFTPMPILYLSSIVSYFISERSDIAIYVFFKKLTKDKALWLRSIVAAAISAFLDTAIFSILAWKLLTTTPVSWSTLVFTYILGSFWPRVLIAITGVPVLYVLRHYKDRWISRINV, encoded by the coding sequence ATGCTAGATTTAATATCTCATTATCAAACAGAATTCTTTTCAATTGCTCAATTATTGCTTAGTTGGATTTTCCTTTTTATCTGCACGTTTCGGTATGGAAAATCAGGAGTATACGTTTATATCGTCGTCGCAGTAATACTTTCTAATCTGCAAGTTATGAAATTTGGTCAGTTTTTTTGGAGCCAAGACCCCGTGGCCTTAGGCACAGTCGTATTTGCATCTACGTTTTTAGCTACTGATATTTTAACAGAATTCTATTCTGCTGAATCCGCAAAAAAATCTGTGATGTTGGGATTCATCGGGTTTGCGTTTTTTAGCGTGCTGATGATGCTGCAAATTTCTATTCCAGCCGTATCGACAGATGTGCTAGAACACTGCAATTTGACCGATGGGCACAACGCCATGGTGCAATTATTCACCCCTATGCCAATCTTATATTTATCCAGCATTGTTTCATACTTCATCAGCGAGCGCAGCGATATTGCAATCTACGTCTTCTTTAAAAAATTAACGAAAGACAAAGCTTTGTGGCTGCGCAGTATCGTTGCCGCGGCTATCAGTGCGTTTTTAGACACGGCTATATTTAGCATCTTGGCCTGGAAATTATTGACAACAACCCCCGTTAGCTGGTCTACACTAGTCTTTACATACATTCTGGGTAGCTTTTGGCCACGGGTATTAATTGCGATCACTGGCGTCCCCGTTTTGTATGTATTAAGGCATTACAAAGATCGTTGGATATCCCGCATTAATGTTTAA
- the rpmB gene encoding 50S ribosomal protein L28, producing MARRCSVTGKGVLVGNNVSHANNKTKRRFLPNLQKATLLSDALGESISLRLTTKGLRTIEHKGGLDAFLMGASNTDLDKKTLRFKKRVAIAVDQK from the coding sequence ATGGCTAGACGTTGCTCAGTAACCGGAAAAGGCGTTCTCGTTGGAAATAACGTAAGTCACGCAAACAACAAAACAAAGCGTCGCTTTTTGCCGAATTTGCAGAAAGCAACTCTATTAAGTGATGCATTAGGTGAAAGCATTAGTTTACGCCTAACTACAAAAGGTCTTCGCACTATTGAACACAAAGGTGGTTTAGACGCCTTTTTGATGGGTGCATCAAATACCGACTTAGACAAAAAAACTTTGCGTTTTAAAAAACGCGTAGCTATTGCTGTCGATCAGAAATAA
- a CDS encoding nucleoside deaminase, with product MESSTHYWETLIRLAEQAALRNEVPISAILVHDNTIIAMGHNTVETHNDPTLHAEMLVLKEGFSKLGKHLSDCDLYVSLEPCPMCAHAIKLSQIRRLYFGAYDPKGGGVEHGPRLLHNLNRIEIFGGFYETEFNKQLQTFFSNLRKT from the coding sequence ATGGAAAGTTCTACACATTATTGGGAAACATTAATACGCCTTGCCGAACAGGCTGCATTGCGTAACGAAGTGCCCATATCTGCGATTTTAGTTCACGATAACACAATTATAGCCATGGGGCATAACACGGTTGAAACTCACAACGACCCCACTCTACATGCAGAAATGCTTGTGTTAAAAGAAGGTTTTTCCAAGCTTGGTAAGCATCTTTCAGATTGTGACTTATACGTGTCTTTAGAACCCTGCCCCATGTGCGCTCATGCAATAAAACTATCTCAAATCAGACGTTTGTATTTTGGCGCTTATGATCCAAAAGGTGGCGGCGTCGAACACGGCCCTCGTCTTTTACATAACTTAAATCGCATCGAAATTTTTGGTGGGTTTTATGAGACAGAATTCAATAAACAGTTACAAACTTTTTTTTCTAATCTCCGTAAGACCTAA
- a CDS encoding polysaccharide deacetylase family protein, with the protein MFKTCASVCLFLIGSIETVGATPSSGSDRLLKRLWPGDKLTSSYGGVLNPQKAAVDESMPDYSIVPELPSLSDRWRGTIRSVHSKSAAKYVAITLDYCELCTNVNGYQSQVIKYLRDQNVPATLFISGKWMRSHPDIAQQLIVDPLFEIGNHAWSHANFGIAPVDLIEQQVLATQAQYILLRDQIAQTALSIGMGDEMSLIPPQPVLFRLPYGRCNDVSLQRLQHFGLKVIQWNHVGLEGYPATQSACEAFVDKLHSGSIVLLHGNHVPKHTLSFLQKVIPLLRQKGFTCVTVSTLLETGTAVVIQDGYFVKPADNLSLDTQFGFMGTGVRK; encoded by the coding sequence ATGTTCAAAACATGTGCGAGTGTATGTCTGTTTCTAATTGGATCAATTGAGACGGTGGGGGCAACTCCAAGCAGCGGATCAGATCGTTTATTAAAACGATTATGGCCTGGAGATAAACTAACCAGTTCATACGGTGGCGTATTGAATCCCCAAAAAGCAGCGGTGGATGAGTCTATGCCTGATTATTCAATTGTTCCGGAACTGCCTTCGTTGTCAGATAGGTGGCGTGGGACAATTCGATCTGTTCACTCCAAATCAGCAGCTAAATACGTAGCAATTACCTTGGATTACTGTGAGTTATGTACAAATGTTAATGGGTATCAAAGTCAAGTCATTAAGTATTTGCGGGACCAGAATGTTCCAGCAACATTGTTCATTTCAGGTAAATGGATGCGCAGTCATCCTGATATTGCCCAACAGTTAATAGTGGATCCGTTGTTTGAGATTGGAAATCACGCATGGTCTCATGCAAATTTTGGAATTGCGCCGGTCGATCTGATCGAACAACAAGTGCTAGCAACTCAGGCTCAGTATATCTTGTTACGAGATCAAATTGCGCAAACAGCATTATCTATCGGCATGGGGGACGAGATGAGTTTAATACCTCCTCAACCAGTATTATTTAGATTGCCTTATGGGCGATGTAATGACGTATCTTTACAGAGATTGCAGCATTTTGGGTTAAAAGTCATTCAGTGGAATCATGTTGGGTTAGAAGGGTATCCAGCAACTCAATCTGCGTGTGAGGCCTTTGTAGACAAACTACATTCTGGATCCATTGTTTTGCTGCATGGTAATCATGTACCCAAACATACACTCAGTTTTTTACAAAAAGTTATTCCGTTATTGCGCCAAAAAGGATTTACATGTGTGACAGTGTCAACGCTGCTTGAAACAGGAACTGCAGTGGTTATACAGGATGGATATTTTGTGAAACCAGCTGATAATTTAAGTTTAGATACTCAATTTGGATTCATGGGAACGGGGGTTAGAAAATAA
- a CDS encoding tetratricopeptide repeat protein, whose translation MSDKDFIHEVNEDVRTDKLLKLWRQYSRYFYAFVVSVLVLVGGASLLKNYRLNQSMSMANQYEAALELLVNRKYDDGLKALEAIEQDVTSRTVGYAVMAKLQRASFLLAQQKENAKPSEEALKIYWEISSNNDFPTVYRNIGTYLCAFHSLGQNYESIPRDEMLKRLEAMTQKDNASRLIALELLAHYEKIDGKIDEARKSCQVVINDTNNPETAIVDRCRALIATLPEVVAAPEAKPVEPAAPAAESASVSETEDKK comes from the coding sequence ATGAGCGATAAAGATTTTATTCACGAAGTGAACGAAGATGTTAGAACTGACAAGCTGCTTAAGCTGTGGCGTCAGTATTCCCGTTATTTTTATGCATTTGTTGTAAGCGTATTAGTTTTAGTCGGCGGTGCTAGCTTATTAAAGAATTATCGTTTAAACCAAAGCATGAGTATGGCAAATCAATACGAAGCAGCGTTGGAATTATTAGTAAATCGCAAATACGATGATGGGCTTAAAGCGTTAGAAGCAATTGAGCAAGACGTGACGTCTCGTACCGTTGGATATGCAGTGATGGCTAAATTGCAACGCGCATCATTCTTATTGGCGCAACAAAAAGAAAATGCAAAGCCATCTGAAGAGGCGTTAAAGATTTATTGGGAAATTTCTAGTAATAATGATTTTCCAACAGTGTACCGTAACATTGGTACGTATTTGTGTGCGTTCCATTCCTTGGGACAGAACTATGAATCTATTCCTCGGGATGAGATGTTAAAGCGTTTAGAAGCGATGACACAAAAAGATAATGCCAGCCGATTGATTGCTTTGGAGTTATTAGCGCACTATGAAAAGATTGATGGAAAGATTGATGAGGCACGCAAATCTTGCCAAGTTGTTATAAATGATACTAACAATCCAGAGACTGCCATCGTTGATCGTTGTCGTGCATTAATTGCAACATTGCCAGAAGTTGTAGCAGCCCCAGAAGCAAAGCCTGTTGAGCCTGCAGCACCGGCAGCTGAATCGGCATCTGTATCAGAGACAGAAGATAAAAAATAA
- a CDS encoding PQQ-like beta-propeller repeat protein, with the protein MNYKKLLTLISLSTLASSCSDKVVLEGERKELILQSKAITTDAAAQAESVALSAPTTVDNWKMQGYNTTHTVPHLKFSGSFTHIATVDGGRGSGHGKTMLYTPVIQNDRLYVVDTNGRLKCFDTLTQALLWEKEYVSDKQVQRTLSVTGITVSGDMGYLSLSTDQAMAVRLDNGDVVWQQQLSDIARILPVVQDSTVFYTNIDNMLEARDTKTGQQKWVYQSIQEEAMLLGGANVTVTATQVIAPFASGEIAALSPSGTMVWNDQISSAAPGNIINNIQHVYAPVAMDKYLMFASSHAGSLIAYNTSTGRRVWEQPILTLQAPALTDSHMFVVDNQQRLMCLKKASGQVKWMKQLKIAEDTFSVSEAPIYWYGPVLLSNQLTMFASNGTVLMMDPNTGDVKQTITLDHQIAMSPIVVKDRCYVVTPKNDIKVYE; encoded by the coding sequence ATGAACTATAAAAAATTATTAACGTTAATATCGCTTTCAACACTCGCATCGTCATGTTCTGACAAAGTGGTGTTAGAAGGCGAACGTAAGGAATTAATTTTACAGTCAAAGGCAATTACGACAGATGCGGCAGCTCAAGCTGAATCTGTTGCGCTATCAGCTCCAACGACTGTGGATAATTGGAAAATGCAAGGGTATAACACAACCCATACTGTTCCTCATTTGAAATTTAGTGGCAGTTTTACACATATTGCTACAGTTGATGGGGGACGTGGCAGTGGACATGGTAAAACAATGTTATACACACCCGTCATTCAAAATGATCGGTTGTATGTTGTTGATACCAATGGGCGTTTAAAATGTTTTGATACGTTAACACAGGCATTGCTGTGGGAAAAAGAATACGTTTCTGATAAGCAAGTGCAACGCACACTGTCAGTGACTGGCATTACGGTTAGCGGTGATATGGGCTATTTAAGCTTATCCACTGACCAAGCAATGGCTGTTCGTTTAGATAACGGTGATGTTGTGTGGCAGCAACAGCTATCGGATATTGCTAGAATTCTCCCAGTTGTACAAGATTCAACAGTGTTTTATACCAACATTGATAACATGTTAGAAGCTCGTGATACCAAAACAGGGCAACAAAAATGGGTGTATCAAAGCATTCAAGAAGAGGCCATGTTGTTGGGTGGTGCGAATGTAACTGTGACTGCAACTCAGGTGATTGCTCCGTTTGCATCCGGTGAAATTGCGGCATTAAGCCCCAGCGGTACGATGGTATGGAACGATCAAATTTCTAGCGCTGCACCTGGAAATATTATTAATAATATTCAACATGTGTATGCTCCGGTTGCCATGGATAAATATTTGATGTTTGCATCGTCTCATGCGGGCAGTTTGATTGCCTATAATACAAGTACTGGACGCAGAGTTTGGGAACAACCCATCTTGACGTTACAAGCACCAGCGTTGACGGATTCACACATGTTTGTTGTGGATAATCAACAACGTTTAATGTGTTTGAAAAAAGCTTCAGGGCAAGTAAAATGGATGAAGCAACTGAAAATCGCTGAAGACACGTTTAGCGTATCGGAGGCTCCTATTTATTGGTATGGTCCAGTGTTGTTGTCGAATCAACTTACGATGTTTGCAAGCAACGGAACCGTGTTAATGATGGATCCTAATACGGGTGACGTTAAACAAACGATCACATTGGATCACCAGATTGCAATGAGCCCCATAGTGGTCAAAGACAGGTGTTACGTCGTAACACCAAAGAATGATATTAAGGTGTATGAATAG
- the der gene encoding ribosome biogenesis GTPase Der, producing MIKVAFVGRPNVGKSSLFNRLTRKKTAIIHDLPGVTRDRRYGDADLFDIKFQIIDTAGTELQHNKATELQQLMEVQTFKAADEADIIFFIFDAREGVTPIDEDLAARLRSYQKPVILLGNKAEGVRFQHDYTSFKLGLGDPVYISAVHGEGFIDLFEAMQECIEKHGLSMEGDAETEVDPDSKTIELAIIGRPNVGKSTMVNALLKEDRQLTGPMAGLTRDSIQIDWHYKDYHIKLVDTAGQRRRANVDNPIEKLAVTDALRSVQYCNVAALILDASVPVEKQDLTIARHVVDEGRALVIVLNKWDIAENPKKILADVQHELQHHFAQVKQVPVITTSALEKTGLAKFMDAVLEVYRLWNVRLTTGQLNQWLRHAVESHTPPLVNGRRIKLKYATQIKTRPPTFHLFSNLPKEIPEDYRRYLVNSLRESFNLPSIPLRFVFRGGDNNPYHNKDSK from the coding sequence ATGATTAAAGTCGCATTTGTAGGGCGGCCTAACGTTGGAAAATCGTCGTTGTTCAATCGTTTAACACGAAAGAAAACGGCGATTATTCATGATCTGCCTGGGGTTACCCGGGACAGACGTTACGGTGACGCTGATTTATTTGATATAAAATTTCAAATTATTGATACCGCTGGTACTGAGTTACAACACAATAAAGCCACTGAATTGCAGCAGCTGATGGAGGTTCAAACCTTTAAAGCTGCGGATGAAGCGGATATTATTTTCTTTATTTTTGATGCTCGTGAAGGTGTCACGCCCATTGATGAAGATTTAGCAGCACGCTTACGATCTTATCAAAAGCCAGTAATTTTATTGGGAAATAAGGCCGAAGGTGTTCGGTTCCAACATGACTATACTTCCTTTAAATTAGGACTGGGTGACCCTGTCTATATTTCTGCTGTTCATGGTGAAGGGTTTATTGACCTGTTTGAAGCCATGCAGGAATGTATTGAAAAACATGGTCTGTCAATGGAAGGCGATGCAGAAACTGAAGTTGATCCCGATTCTAAGACTATAGAATTAGCTATTATTGGACGCCCAAATGTTGGAAAATCCACGATGGTGAATGCCTTGTTGAAAGAAGATCGCCAGTTAACAGGCCCCATGGCTGGATTAACACGAGACTCTATCCAGATTGATTGGCATTACAAAGATTACCATATCAAACTGGTGGATACGGCAGGTCAACGTCGTCGTGCAAATGTGGATAACCCCATTGAAAAGCTGGCAGTAACGGACGCATTGCGTTCAGTTCAATATTGTAACGTTGCAGCGTTAATATTGGATGCATCAGTACCTGTTGAAAAGCAAGACTTAACGATTGCAAGGCATGTGGTAGATGAGGGTAGGGCGTTAGTAATCGTCCTGAATAAATGGGACATTGCTGAAAATCCTAAAAAGATTTTGGCGGATGTGCAACATGAATTGCAGCATCACTTTGCTCAGGTTAAACAAGTGCCAGTGATCACAACATCTGCGCTTGAAAAGACTGGGCTTGCAAAGTTTATGGATGCTGTGTTGGAAGTCTATCGTTTGTGGAATGTGCGATTGACCACAGGACAACTGAACCAATGGTTGCGCCATGCCGTTGAAAGTCATACGCCGCCATTAGTGAACGGACGCAGGATAAAGTTGAAATATGCAACGCAGATTAAAACGCGTCCACCGACCTTTCATTTGTTTTCTAATTTACCCAAGGAAATTCCAGAGGATTATCGCCGATATTTAGTGAACTCATTGCGGGAATCGTTTAATTTGCCGTCTATACCGTTACGATTTGTATTTCGTGGGGGCGACAACAACCCGTATCATAACAAGGATTCAAAGTAA
- the prfB gene encoding peptide chain release factor 2 (programmed frameshift): MRQEWKDAFETMRHNITVLRRFLDWDNALTRLDSLTQSSEDPHLWDDQANAQKILKEKTILGDKIQAVRNLETSVNDAEELADMAEESADDAFIAECESQIQSLLKQSDTMRLEALLSGEADPNPCFVEVHSGAGGTEAQDWALMLYRMYTRWAERRKFKVTYMEESPGEEAGIKSAIIKITGHMAYGWLKKESGVHRLVRISPFDSSARRHTSFASIWVYPEIDTDIDIVIEDKDLRIDTYRSSGAGGQHVNTTDSAVRITHLPTGIVVQCQNERSQHKNKATAMKMLQSRIYEQEIRKREEETQKTNAIKGDNGWGNQIRSYVLHPYQMVKDLRTGYETGNTGAVLDGAIDGFLESCLSHIDD, from the exons ATGCGCCAAGAATGGAAAGATGCATTCGAAACGATGCGTCATAATATCACTGTATTGCGGAGGTTTCTT GACTGGGATAATGCGCTAACTCGGTTAGATTCATTAACTCAATCATCTGAAGATCCCCATTTGTGGGACGATCAGGCGAATGCTCAAAAAATCTTAAAAGAAAAAACGATATTAGGCGATAAAATTCAAGCCGTTCGAAATCTTGAAACCAGTGTTAACGATGCTGAAGAACTGGCTGACATGGCAGAAGAATCTGCTGATGATGCCTTTATTGCAGAGTGTGAGTCTCAGATTCAATCGTTATTAAAACAGTCGGATACTATGCGGTTAGAAGCCTTGCTATCGGGTGAGGCGGATCCCAACCCATGTTTCGTTGAAGTCCATTCTGGGGCAGGGGGGACGGAAGCTCAAGATTGGGCGTTAATGTTATACCGCATGTATACGCGCTGGGCTGAACGACGAAAATTTAAAGTAACGTATATGGAAGAAAGCCCTGGTGAAGAAGCCGGCATAAAATCGGCGATTATCAAAATTACCGGGCACATGGCATATGGTTGGTTAAAAAAAGAATCTGGCGTTCATCGATTAGTTCGAATTTCTCCGTTTGATTCATCTGCGCGACGTCATACCAGTTTCGCATCCATTTGGGTGTACCCTGAAATTGATACAGATATTGATATCGTGATTGAAGATAAAGATCTGCGCATTGATACCTATCGTTCATCAGGAGCAGGTGGACAGCATGTGAACACGACGGATTCTGCGGTTCGTATCACACATCTTCCCACTGGGATTGTTGTTCAATGTCAAAACGAACGCTCTCAACATAAAAACAAGGCAACCGCTATGAAGATGTTGCAATCCAGGATTTATGAACAAGAGATTCGAAAACGAGAAGAAGAAACCCAAAAAACGAATGCCATCAAAGGCGACAACGGTTGGGGAAATCAGATTCGTTCCTATGTCTTGCACCCCTATCAAATGGTCAAAGACCTGCGCACCGGATATGAAACTGGTAACACAGGCGCCGTATTGGATGGCGCCATTGATGGGTTCTTGGAAAGCTGTTTGAGTCATATTGATGATTAG